A window from Macaca fascicularis isolate 582-1 chromosome 20, T2T-MFA8v1.1 encodes these proteins:
- the PRSS21 gene encoding testisin, protein MGARGALLLALLLALSGLGKPGRQALQSTWEGLQCHLLPALHTRGDTGWVKAWFPGWVEWEKGRGRAWGAASRGSAVPLTIRGPCGQRVITTRIVGGLDAELGRWPWQGSLRLWDSHVCGASLLSHRWALTAAHCFEEESDLSDPSGWTIQFGQLTSMPSFWSLQAYYTRYFVSNIYLSPRYLGNSPYDIALVKLSAPVTYTNHIQPICLQASTFEFQNRTDCWVTGWGNIKEDEALPSPYTLQEVQVAIINNSMCNYLFFKYSFRTDIFGDMVCAGDAQGEKDSCFGDSGGPLACNKNGLWYQIGVVSWGVGCGRPNRPGVYTNVSYHFGWIQKLMAQSGMSQPDPSWPLLFLPLLWALPLLGPA, encoded by the exons ATGGGCGCGCGCGGGGCGCTGCTGCTGGCGCTGCTGCTGGCGCTGTCGGGACTCGGGAAGCCGG GCCGGCAGGCCCTGCAGAGCACGTGGGAGGGTCTCCAGTGTCACCTACTTCCTGCTCTACACACGCGAGGGGACACTGGGTGGGTAAAAGCGTGGTTTCCTGGCTGGGTTGaatgggagaaagggagaggtcGGGCTTGGGGGGCTGCCTCCCGCGGCTCAGCAGTTCCTCTGACCATCCGAGGACCATGCGGCCAACGGGTCATCACGACGCGCATCGTGGGTGGACTGGACGCTGAACTCGGGCGTTGGCCATGGCAGGGGAGCCTGCGCCTGTGGGATTCCCACGTGTGCGGAGCGAGTCTGCTCAGCCACCGCTGGGCGCTCACTGCGGCGCACTGCTTTGAAGA AGAGAGTGACCTTAGTGATCCCTCTGGGTGGACGATCCAGTTTGGCCAGCTGACTTCCATGCCATCCTTCTGGAGCCTGCAGGCCTACTACACCCGTTACTTCGTGTCGAATATCTATCTGAGCCCTCGCTACCTGGGGAATTCACCCTATGACATTGCCTTGGTGAAGCTGTCTGCACCTGTCACCTACACTAACCACATCCAGCCCATCTGTCTCCAGGCTTCCACATTTGAGTTTCAGAACCGGACAGACTGCTGGGTGACCGGCTGGGGGAACATCAAAGAGGATGAGG CACTGCCATCTCCCTATACCCTCCAGGAAGTTCAGGTCGCCATCATAAACAACTCTATGTGCAACTACCTCTTCTTCAAGTACAGTTTCCGCACGGACATCTTTGGAGACATGGTTTGTGCTGGCGATGCCCAAGGCGAGAAGGATTCCTGCTTT GGTGACTCAGGTGGACCCTTGGCCTGTAACAAGAATGGACTGTGGTATCAGATTGGAGTCGTGAGCTGGGGAGTGGGCTGTGGTCGGCCCAATCGGCCCGGTGTCTACACCAATGTCAGCTACCACTTCGGGTGGATCCAGAAGCTGATGGCCCAGAGTGGCATGTCCCAGCCAGACCCCTCCTGGCCGctgctctttctccctcttctctggGCTCTCCCACTCCTGGGGCCAGCCTGA